The Gordonibacter urolithinfaciens genome contains a region encoding:
- a CDS encoding efflux RND transporter periplasmic adaptor subunit, translated as MSDNSKRQGRVSVGLIALAAVLALALGAAAWWLAAGEEAFGGALGSLAPRGQSDPAPVSTAPVSRGNIEKTISGTGEVKGSASEKLKPAPWRYFKSFDAPLNKLVRAGEPLMTYTNGEVMSAPYDLVAKSRTVPKTREALSQDDHFVEVERVDTVHVEMPVAESDLASLAEGQEVGVVVGSQGARTGVISNINQVGAYQASGSRFTVTVEVPNDGSIWLGMSATLSVKVAQAIDVLTVPVSAVQGDGDAKTVTVLDPDGSLRTVGVSTGLSDGTKVEVAGEIKESDVVVLHESATAPGGDAGNAIVTMTAAA; from the coding sequence ATGTCAGACAACAGCAAACGGCAAGGAAGGGTATCGGTCGGCCTGATCGCCTTGGCGGCGGTGCTGGCCCTCGCGCTCGGCGCGGCCGCCTGGTGGCTCGCAGCGGGCGAGGAGGCGTTCGGAGGTGCGTTGGGCAGCCTGGCACCCCGCGGACAATCCGACCCCGCCCCTGTTTCCACCGCTCCTGTGAGCAGGGGCAACATTGAAAAAACCATCTCCGGCACCGGAGAGGTGAAAGGCAGCGCTTCCGAGAAGCTCAAACCCGCCCCCTGGCGTTACTTTAAATCGTTCGACGCGCCGCTGAACAAGCTCGTCCGCGCGGGGGAACCGCTGATGACCTACACGAACGGCGAGGTCATGTCGGCGCCGTACGACTTGGTGGCGAAATCCCGCACCGTGCCGAAAACCCGGGAGGCGCTTTCCCAAGACGACCACTTCGTGGAGGTGGAGCGCGTGGACACCGTCCATGTGGAGATGCCGGTAGCCGAAAGCGACCTGGCGAGCCTGGCCGAGGGCCAGGAGGTCGGCGTTGTCGTGGGCAGCCAAGGGGCGCGCACGGGCGTGATCTCGAACATCAACCAGGTGGGAGCCTACCAGGCCAGCGGCTCAAGGTTCACCGTGACCGTGGAGGTGCCCAACGACGGCAGCATCTGGCTGGGCATGTCGGCCACCCTCTCGGTCAAGGTGGCCCAAGCGATCGACGTGCTCACCGTTCCCGTAAGCGCCGTGCAGGGCGACGGAGACGCCAAAACCGTGACCGTGCTGGATCCCGACGGCTCGCTGCGCACCGTCGGCGTATCCACCGGCCTGTCGGACGGCACTAAGGTCGAGGTGGCGGGCGAGATCAAGGAGAGCGACGTCGTCGTGCTCCACGAATCCGCAACCGCGCCGGGCGGGGACGCCGGGAACGCTATCGTGACCATGACGGCGGCAGCATGA
- a CDS encoding response regulator transcription factor — MKILIIEDDRAISGAVAMALGSRYAVDQAFDGEEGLFFARQDVYDLVVLDIMLPVLDGYGVLEQLRADGVGTPVLMLTAKNARDDRVRGLQLGADDYLAKPFDRDELVLRVEAIIRRSLGVRRLDAFGFRSLTLDPNTRCAAVDGVPVVLKGKQYNVLEYLVSHEGQLVSKTQLFDRVWGFMNDTSSNVVEVYVSALRKALKEHGYDCFLKTIRGAGYVWTADDEL; from the coding sequence ATGAAGATACTCATCATCGAAGACGATCGCGCCATCTCCGGCGCCGTCGCCATGGCGCTGGGCTCTCGTTATGCCGTCGACCAGGCGTTCGACGGCGAAGAAGGGCTGTTCTTCGCGCGGCAGGACGTATACGACCTCGTGGTGCTCGACATCATGCTCCCCGTGCTCGACGGCTACGGCGTGCTGGAGCAGCTGCGCGCCGATGGCGTGGGCACCCCCGTGCTCATGCTGACGGCCAAAAACGCCCGCGATGACCGGGTGCGCGGCCTGCAGCTAGGTGCCGACGACTATTTGGCGAAACCGTTCGACCGCGACGAACTGGTGTTGCGCGTAGAGGCCATCATCCGGCGCAGCTTGGGCGTGCGCAGGTTGGACGCCTTCGGGTTCCGCAGCCTGACGCTCGATCCGAACACGAGGTGCGCTGCCGTCGACGGCGTGCCGGTCGTGCTCAAGGGCAAGCAGTACAACGTGCTGGAGTACCTGGTGAGCCATGAGGGGCAGCTCGTTTCCAAGACGCAGCTGTTCGACCGGGTGTGGGGGTTTATGAACGACACGTCGTCGAATGTGGTGGAGGTGTATGTGAGCGCGCTGCGCAAGGCGCTGAAAGAGCACGGGTACGACTGCTTCCTCAAGACGATACGCGGGGCGGGCTATGTGTGGACGGCCGATGATGAGCTTTGA
- a CDS encoding sensor histidine kinase codes for MMSFEERRVRRLLARNTLLFFVTFAVLFSLFGVLIFQMVSSSIYRSADDQLAELRILTSSATLDWASEDGGGGYEVLSDGNLSAEAKGAGAGLEEAMADSASDGGITILSRTYVASNPQLIYLWRSADGKAVGTEGFYSSYPAYFDDIPFEVGDLDRVYEVRAGGHAYRGINYAMGSGGAAEGEVSNRAYLQVLVNVDSEIALLEHFTQVLVVYLAVAVAVAAAVSFLLSHRTVKPIVASMNRQTEFVQNASHELRTPLAIILAAQERLLAEPGARIVDRFEDVGAVVDETKRLARLVDDLMTLTSVDASAEDECEAAPVEVSGLVEDVGSLYADVAEVAGKMLTVAALPAGEAHIEADALRQVLGILLDNALKYTEEGDAVIVSCEERGGRVVLSVTDTGCGICPADRERVFERFYRADAARTTPGSGLGLSIARALVERARGTIVVETNEPRGTRITVTLPKARAH; via the coding sequence ATGATGAGCTTTGAGGAGCGGCGCGTTCGCCGTCTGCTCGCGCGGAACACCCTGCTGTTCTTCGTGACCTTCGCCGTGCTATTCTCGCTGTTCGGCGTGCTGATATTCCAGATGGTCAGCTCCAGCATCTACCGATCCGCCGACGACCAGCTGGCCGAGCTGCGCATCCTTACCTCCTCGGCCACGCTCGACTGGGCATCGGAGGACGGCGGAGGGGGCTACGAGGTGCTGTCGGACGGGAACCTTTCAGCCGAGGCTAAGGGGGCGGGCGCCGGGCTGGAGGAAGCGATGGCCGACAGTGCTTCCGACGGCGGTATTACTATCTTGAGCCGGACGTATGTGGCTTCGAACCCTCAGCTCATCTACTTGTGGCGCAGCGCCGACGGCAAGGCGGTGGGCACCGAGGGGTTTTACTCCAGCTATCCAGCCTATTTCGACGACATACCGTTCGAAGTCGGCGACCTGGATCGCGTGTACGAGGTGCGAGCAGGTGGCCACGCATACCGCGGCATCAACTACGCCATGGGAAGCGGCGGAGCTGCCGAAGGGGAGGTTTCGAACAGGGCGTATCTGCAGGTGCTGGTGAACGTGGATTCCGAGATAGCGTTGCTCGAGCACTTCACGCAGGTGCTCGTTGTTTACCTGGCCGTGGCTGTGGCCGTGGCGGCGGCGGTGAGCTTCCTGCTGTCGCACAGGACCGTCAAGCCCATCGTGGCCAGCATGAATCGCCAGACCGAGTTCGTGCAGAACGCCTCGCACGAGCTGCGCACGCCGCTGGCCATCATCCTTGCCGCGCAGGAGCGGTTGCTGGCGGAGCCGGGCGCCCGCATCGTTGACCGTTTCGAGGACGTGGGCGCGGTGGTAGACGAGACGAAGCGCCTCGCGCGCCTCGTGGACGACCTCATGACGCTGACGTCGGTCGATGCGAGCGCCGAAGACGAGTGCGAGGCGGCGCCCGTCGAGGTGAGCGGTCTGGTAGAGGACGTGGGCAGCCTGTATGCCGACGTGGCGGAGGTTGCCGGCAAGATGCTCACGGTTGCCGCGCTGCCTGCGGGAGAAGCGCACATCGAGGCGGACGCCCTGCGGCAGGTGTTGGGCATCCTGCTGGATAATGCGCTCAAATACACGGAAGAGGGCGATGCCGTGATCGTGAGCTGCGAAGAGCGAGGCGGCCGGGTGGTGCTTTCGGTGACAGATACCGGATGCGGCATCTGCCCGGCGGATCGCGAGCGCGTGTTCGAGCGCTTCTACCGCGCCGATGCAGCGCGCACCACGCCTGGCAGCGGCCTTGGGCTCTCCATTGCCCGTGCTCTTGTCGAGCGTGCCCGCGGTACCATTGTCGTCGAGACCAACGAGCCGCGGGGAACCCGTATTACGGTCACTCTGCCGAAGGCGCGGGCGCATTGA
- a CDS encoding C40 family peptidase, with amino-acid sequence MQEPSPALSRRTFVGGATALAAASLAFPQAAFAVTAAEKQAEADAVRNQLVGLNADLEAAAERYYGALDEQNAARTAMEAEQVKIDEATAQIADLQDHLGTRARSMYRSGSATFLDFLMGATSFAEFTQNWDILNGLNENDSQMVAETKELRESVEASKAEYAKQEKIAADKAAEAKAIKEEVEAKIAQADALMNSLDAEARVLLEEEQRAAAEAAAAQKQAEMEAEAAREAANNGNTGGGGGGGTGGGNPPSGGGGNGADIPSQGSVVDYAMSRIGCPYEWGAEGPNSFDCSGLVTWAYRQIGMYVPHQSESQYNAARQRVPVSEARPGDVLWRYGHVGIAVSNGGTHYVHAPDRGLLVRDTDPLSWSKFTCALRF; translated from the coding sequence ATGCAAGAGCCCTCACCCGCCCTTTCGCGGCGCACGTTCGTCGGCGGAGCAACCGCCCTCGCCGCCGCGTCCCTCGCCTTCCCCCAGGCCGCGTTCGCCGTGACCGCCGCCGAGAAGCAGGCAGAGGCCGACGCCGTCCGCAACCAGCTGGTCGGTCTGAACGCCGACCTGGAGGCCGCCGCCGAGCGCTACTACGGCGCGCTGGACGAGCAGAACGCCGCACGCACGGCCATGGAGGCCGAGCAGGTCAAGATCGACGAGGCCACGGCCCAGATCGCCGACCTGCAGGATCACCTGGGCACCCGCGCCCGCAGCATGTACCGCTCGGGCTCCGCCACGTTCCTGGACTTCCTCATGGGTGCCACCTCGTTCGCCGAGTTCACCCAGAACTGGGATATCCTGAACGGCTTGAACGAGAACGACTCCCAGATGGTCGCCGAGACCAAGGAGCTGCGCGAGAGCGTGGAGGCCTCGAAGGCCGAGTACGCCAAGCAGGAGAAGATTGCCGCCGACAAAGCAGCCGAGGCGAAGGCCATCAAGGAAGAGGTCGAGGCGAAGATCGCCCAGGCCGATGCGCTCATGAACTCGCTCGATGCCGAGGCGCGCGTCCTGCTCGAGGAAGAGCAACGCGCCGCCGCCGAGGCGGCCGCCGCGCAGAAGCAGGCCGAGATGGAAGCCGAGGCAGCGCGAGAGGCCGCGAACAACGGCAATACGGGCGGTGGCGGAGGCGGGGGTACCGGCGGCGGCAACCCGCCGAGCGGAGGCGGCGGCAACGGCGCGGACATCCCATCGCAGGGTTCCGTGGTCGATTACGCCATGAGCCGTATCGGCTGCCCCTACGAATGGGGCGCGGAGGGTCCGAACTCGTTCGACTGCTCCGGCCTGGTGACGTGGGCGTACCGCCAGATCGGCATGTACGTTCCGCATCAGAGCGAATCTCAGTACAACGCAGCCCGTCAACGCGTTCCGGTCTCCGAAGCCCGCCCCGGTGACGTGCTGTGGCGCTACGGCCACGTGGGCATCGCCGTCAGCAACGGCGGCACCCACTACGTCCATGCGCCCGACAGGGGCCTGCTCGTGCGCGATACCGACCCGCTCTCCTGGTCGAAGTTCACCTGCGCCCTGCGCTTCTAG
- a CDS encoding LemA family protein, which translates to MNLSLIAIVLVGLVAALCGLVVANLKAQQRDVQAAWNRLDGLRRRGMEAVPAFVAAVSQDEAAAQRVASSPSVVHRALDDVAAASRASASAEDPHAAAAADDRLVQAIERVYAAAEVEPEFVASPASRKASAQLDAAMEALAHEQQIYNNVATIATDAQRSFPALLFAKRLGLSEPQRYESEAAARRAALDWTRGSLPSLADASPHVMNPQMLWASAMADAAIDDRTDERRR; encoded by the coding sequence ATGAACCTCTCCCTCATTGCCATCGTCCTCGTGGGCCTTGTCGCCGCGCTCTGCGGGCTCGTCGTAGCCAACTTGAAGGCGCAGCAGCGAGACGTGCAGGCTGCCTGGAACCGCTTGGACGGATTGCGTCGCCGCGGCATGGAGGCGGTGCCGGCGTTCGTCGCCGCCGTCTCTCAGGACGAGGCTGCCGCGCAGCGCGTAGCCAGCAGTCCCTCGGTCGTACACCGCGCCCTGGACGACGTTGCCGCGGCCTCGCGCGCCTCCGCCTCTGCGGAGGACCCGCATGCGGCCGCAGCAGCAGACGACCGGCTCGTACAGGCCATCGAGCGCGTCTACGCGGCGGCCGAAGTCGAACCGGAATTCGTGGCAAGCCCTGCCAGCCGCAAGGCCAGCGCGCAGCTCGATGCGGCCATGGAAGCCCTCGCCCACGAGCAGCAGATCTACAACAACGTGGCCACCATCGCCACGGACGCGCAGCGCTCCTTCCCCGCCCTCCTGTTCGCCAAGCGACTGGGGCTGTCCGAACCGCAGCGCTACGAGTCGGAAGCGGCCGCCCGGCGCGCCGCGCTCGACTGGACGCGCGGGAGCCTCCCCTCGCTCGCCGACGCCTCTCCGCATGTCATGAACCCCCAGATGCTCTGGGCCTCCGCCATGGCCGACGCCGCCATAGACGATCGCACCGACGAGCGGCGCCGTTAA
- the pknB gene encoding Stk1 family PASTA domain-containing Ser/Thr kinase, translating into MTGRVFNNRYQITERIGIGGMAEVYRAQDNVLGRLVAVKVMLPQYAADPNFTKRFKQEAAAAANLQSPYIVNVYDWGQDDGTYYIVMEFVRGSDLKTAINERGAINQRKVAEIGSQVCQALSVAHNLDIIHRDIKPQNIMVQPDGNVKVMDFGIARAKNSVMTQTSSVLGTAHYISPEQAQGKELTAASDIYSLGIVLYEAATGKLPFDGPDAVSVAMKQVNDLPAPPREINPDIDPALEAIIMRAMAKNPAERFATAQDMRYALNDYLAGRPVNVGGGFTSAETAVMGGVVPPMGMADGTAVMPAGMGAGGTKPAGTPGGTKNYRSDDGKKKNNKKTIGIVVGIVAALAIVGLAAFALMGGFATGDPVPDVTGKTVEEATAILKEAGFELGTTDQKYDDKVPAGQIVGQDPKAGDKREKGSKVNVTVSQGVAQITVPDVKGLDAEKAKQAIKDKGLVPSAGTPAYSDTVEKGLVISTNPESGTKVEKNSTVEYIVSLGSEGVEVPNVVGQREGAAVATLNDAGFSVTTDYANSDTVAEGLVISQSPSAGEKGKEGGTVNIVVSNGKAKPTKFTVSASVSGEGGYVSPSSMEVDEGGSITFQVTPNSGYTVSSVTDTNGNSYSVSPSGGSFTVSNVKNSIAVTVVFAKQSTPDPTPTPNPTN; encoded by the coding sequence ATGACAGGCAGGGTGTTCAACAACCGCTACCAGATAACCGAGCGCATCGGTATCGGCGGCATGGCCGAGGTGTACCGCGCGCAGGACAACGTGCTCGGACGCCTGGTTGCGGTGAAGGTCATGCTGCCCCAGTACGCCGCCGATCCCAACTTCACCAAGCGCTTCAAGCAGGAGGCCGCCGCTGCGGCCAACCTGCAGAGCCCCTACATCGTGAACGTGTACGACTGGGGCCAGGACGACGGCACGTACTACATCGTCATGGAGTTCGTGCGCGGCAGCGACCTGAAGACAGCCATCAACGAGCGCGGCGCCATCAACCAGCGCAAGGTGGCCGAGATCGGCTCGCAGGTGTGCCAGGCCCTTTCGGTGGCGCACAACCTGGACATCATCCACCGCGACATCAAGCCGCAGAACATCATGGTGCAGCCCGACGGCAACGTGAAGGTCATGGACTTCGGCATCGCGCGCGCCAAGAACTCGGTCATGACGCAGACGTCGTCCGTGCTGGGCACGGCGCACTATATCTCGCCGGAACAGGCGCAGGGCAAGGAGCTCACCGCCGCCAGCGACATCTACTCGCTCGGCATCGTGCTGTACGAGGCCGCCACGGGCAAGCTGCCCTTCGACGGCCCCGATGCCGTGAGCGTGGCCATGAAGCAGGTGAACGACCTGCCGGCCCCGCCGCGAGAGATCAACCCCGATATCGACCCCGCGCTCGAAGCCATCATCATGCGCGCCATGGCGAAGAACCCCGCCGAGCGCTTCGCCACCGCGCAGGACATGCGCTACGCGCTGAACGACTACCTGGCCGGACGCCCTGTGAACGTGGGCGGCGGCTTCACCAGCGCCGAGACGGCCGTCATGGGCGGCGTCGTTCCTCCCATGGGCATGGCAGACGGCACCGCCGTCATGCCCGCCGGCATGGGCGCGGGCGGCACGAAGCCCGCGGGAACCCCCGGCGGCACGAAGAACTACCGTTCCGACGACGGCAAGAAGAAGAACAACAAGAAGACCATCGGCATCGTGGTGGGTATCGTTGCCGCGCTGGCCATCGTGGGCCTTGCGGCATTCGCCCTCATGGGCGGCTTCGCCACGGGCGACCCCGTGCCCGACGTGACGGGCAAGACCGTCGAGGAGGCCACGGCCATCTTGAAGGAGGCCGGCTTCGAGCTGGGCACCACCGACCAGAAGTACGACGACAAGGTTCCGGCCGGGCAGATAGTCGGCCAGGACCCGAAGGCCGGCGACAAGCGCGAGAAGGGCTCGAAAGTCAACGTTACCGTATCGCAGGGCGTGGCTCAGATCACCGTGCCCGACGTGAAAGGCCTCGACGCGGAAAAGGCGAAGCAGGCGATCAAGGACAAGGGGCTCGTGCCGAGCGCGGGAACGCCAGCCTATTCCGACACAGTTGAAAAGGGCCTGGTCATTAGCACCAATCCTGAAAGCGGCACCAAGGTTGAGAAGAACTCGACCGTGGAGTACATCGTGTCGCTCGGCTCCGAGGGCGTTGAGGTGCCCAACGTGGTGGGCCAGCGCGAGGGCGCCGCGGTCGCAACGCTGAACGATGCGGGCTTCTCCGTGACGACCGACTACGCCAACAGCGACACCGTGGCCGAGGGCCTGGTCATCAGCCAAAGCCCCTCCGCCGGCGAAAAGGGCAAAGAGGGCGGCACGGTGAACATCGTGGTGAGCAACGGCAAGGCGAAGCCCACTAAGTTCACGGTATCCGCCTCGGTCTCGGGCGAGGGCGGCTACGTGTCGCCATCGTCCATGGAGGTGGACGAGGGCGGTAGCATCACCTTCCAGGTAACGCCTAACAGTGGCTACACGGTGTCCTCCGTCACCGACACGAACGGCAACAGCTACAGCGTGTCGCCAAGCGGCGGCAGCTTCACCGTCAGCAACGTGAAGAACAGCATCGCCGTCACCGTGGTGTTCGCCAAGCAGTCGACGCCCGACCCGACGCCGACGCCTAACCCGACGAACTAG
- a CDS encoding FtsW/RodA/SpoVE family cell cycle protein, with product MTRRNIELVLLCVAAPIVVLLFAMLAVNQGLALNATTLGVPIGIFVAFIIAHLATRKFAPKADPAILPIVFALSGIGICFVERLAPNLAMNQVMWLFLGVAFMVLVMALVRNLDKVANYKYTLMIVGFLLLLSPLVPGLGQEIYGSRIWLGIGKFSFQPGEIAKIAIVLFLAGYLAQNREMLSVFTWRVGPFNLPDIRTLLPLLLMWLVALVIVVCEKDLGSALVFFFLFLVMLYVATGKKFYLVVGLGLIAIGGVGAYLAFGHVQVRVDNWLDPFADAQNTGYQLVQGIYSIADGDLFGVGVGRGLAEQIPVVESDYIFAAIAEEIGLLGAAGVLLLFLCLAIRGFVTAARAKSDVSSFVTVGLTTMIVLQAFIIVGGVTRLIPLTGLTLPFISQGGSSLLASFIAVGFLMRCGDEGTGVGSEVASATSSLHANSVLGRVSLGKRLTHAMIILSTLFALLVANLTLIMVVQANYYQNMPGNNHTLAKESRTERGTISTYDGVILAQSVQQEDGTYERVYPAGNLATHVVGYASTQFGTSGIEAAENDTLKGQQNYASWTDVLNSLAGIGGVGNDVTLTLNSKIQQAAQDALSGYAGACVVMDPETGAVLGMASSPTYDAANFAAEIEKANANPDGESTLLNRAIQTLYAPGSTFKIVTLATALEDGVASEDTVFSSPGTMDIGNAPVTNFNKNSYGDITLARATELSSNTVFGQLGVEMGAEKLVEGADKFGFNRKIDFTLNTATSLMAEPDEMTKWELAWSAAGEPVNPQNHPSPAGPQATVLEMALVGCAIANDGAIMNPYLVEGVYNANGERSFTASPNKFLQAVSKETANRVKDVLKGVVTDGTGTAAALPGVEVAGKTGTAEKENGNDSWFVGMAPADNPRVVVAINLELADEGMGTERAQNVLRTALQVQGLL from the coding sequence ATGACGCGCCGCAACATCGAGCTCGTCCTGCTGTGCGTGGCGGCGCCCATCGTGGTGCTGCTGTTCGCCATGCTGGCCGTGAACCAGGGGCTCGCCCTCAACGCCACCACGCTGGGGGTGCCTATCGGCATCTTCGTGGCGTTCATCATCGCGCACCTGGCCACGCGCAAGTTCGCGCCCAAGGCCGACCCGGCCATCCTGCCCATCGTGTTCGCGCTGTCGGGCATCGGCATATGCTTCGTGGAACGCCTGGCACCCAACCTAGCAATGAACCAGGTCATGTGGCTGTTCCTGGGCGTAGCGTTCATGGTGCTGGTCATGGCGCTCGTGCGCAACCTCGACAAGGTGGCCAACTACAAGTATACGCTCATGATCGTGGGCTTCCTGCTGCTGCTCTCGCCGTTGGTGCCGGGACTCGGCCAGGAGATCTACGGAAGCCGCATTTGGCTGGGCATCGGCAAGTTCTCGTTCCAGCCGGGCGAGATCGCGAAGATCGCCATCGTGCTGTTCCTGGCCGGTTACCTCGCGCAGAACCGAGAGATGCTCTCCGTGTTCACGTGGCGCGTGGGTCCCTTCAACCTGCCGGACATCCGTACGTTGCTGCCACTGCTGCTCATGTGGCTGGTGGCGTTGGTCATCGTCGTGTGCGAGAAGGACCTGGGCAGCGCGCTCGTGTTCTTCTTCCTGTTCCTGGTCATGTTGTACGTGGCCACGGGCAAGAAGTTCTACCTGGTGGTGGGCTTGGGCCTCATTGCCATCGGCGGCGTGGGAGCCTACCTGGCCTTCGGTCACGTGCAGGTGCGCGTGGACAACTGGCTGGACCCGTTCGCGGACGCCCAGAACACCGGCTACCAGCTGGTGCAGGGCATCTACTCCATCGCCGATGGCGACCTGTTCGGCGTGGGCGTCGGGCGCGGCCTGGCCGAGCAGATCCCCGTCGTGGAGAGCGACTACATCTTCGCCGCCATCGCCGAGGAGATCGGGCTTTTGGGCGCGGCGGGCGTGCTGCTGCTGTTCCTGTGCCTGGCCATCCGCGGCTTCGTGACGGCGGCGCGCGCGAAGAGCGACGTCAGCTCTTTCGTGACCGTGGGCCTCACCACCATGATCGTGCTCCAGGCGTTCATCATCGTGGGCGGCGTGACGCGGCTCATCCCGCTCACGGGCCTCACGCTCCCCTTCATCAGCCAAGGCGGCTCGTCGCTCCTGGCCAGCTTCATAGCGGTGGGTTTCCTCATGCGCTGCGGCGACGAGGGCACGGGCGTAGGCTCCGAGGTGGCCAGCGCCACCAGCTCGCTGCATGCGAACAGCGTGCTCGGGCGCGTGTCGCTGGGCAAGCGGCTCACGCACGCCATGATCATCCTTTCCACCCTTTTCGCGCTTCTCGTGGCCAACCTCACGCTCATCATGGTGGTGCAGGCGAACTACTACCAGAACATGCCCGGCAACAACCACACGCTGGCGAAGGAATCGCGCACCGAGCGCGGCACCATCTCCACCTACGACGGCGTGATCCTCGCGCAGAGCGTGCAGCAGGAGGACGGCACCTACGAGCGCGTCTACCCGGCCGGCAACCTGGCCACCCACGTGGTGGGCTACGCGTCCACTCAGTTCGGCACGTCCGGCATCGAGGCCGCCGAGAACGACACGCTGAAGGGCCAGCAGAACTACGCCAGCTGGACCGACGTGCTGAACTCGCTGGCCGGCATCGGCGGCGTGGGCAACGACGTCACGCTCACGCTGAACTCGAAGATACAGCAGGCGGCCCAAGACGCGCTCTCGGGCTACGCCGGCGCGTGCGTGGTCATGGACCCCGAGACGGGAGCCGTGCTGGGCATGGCGTCGTCGCCCACCTACGACGCGGCCAACTTCGCCGCCGAGATAGAGAAGGCCAACGCCAACCCCGACGGCGAGAGCACGCTGCTGAACCGCGCGATACAGACGCTCTACGCCCCCGGCTCCACGTTCAAGATCGTCACGCTGGCAACGGCGCTCGAGGACGGCGTGGCCAGCGAGGACACCGTGTTCTCGTCGCCGGGCACCATGGACATCGGCAACGCGCCCGTCACGAACTTCAACAAGAACTCCTACGGCGACATCACGCTCGCCCGCGCCACCGAACTGTCCAGCAACACCGTGTTCGGCCAGCTGGGCGTGGAAATGGGCGCGGAGAAGCTCGTGGAGGGCGCCGACAAGTTCGGTTTCAACCGCAAGATCGACTTCACGCTGAACACCGCCACCTCGCTCATGGCCGAGCCCGACGAGATGACGAAGTGGGAGCTGGCCTGGTCGGCCGCCGGCGAGCCGGTGAACCCCCAGAACCACCCCAGCCCCGCCGGACCCCAGGCCACCGTGCTGGAGATGGCCCTGGTGGGCTGCGCCATAGCCAACGACGGCGCTATCATGAACCCCTACCTGGTAGAGGGCGTCTACAATGCCAACGGCGAGCGCAGCTTCACGGCCTCGCCGAACAAGTTCCTGCAGGCCGTGAGCAAGGAAACGGCCAACCGCGTGAAGGACGTGCTCAAGGGCGTCGTCACGGACGGCACGGGCACGGCCGCCGCCCTCCCCGGCGTGGAGGTGGCCGGCAAGACCGGCACGGCCGAGAAGGAGAACGGCAACGACAGCTGGTTCGTGGGAATGGCGCCCGCCGACAACCCGCGCGTCGTGGTGGCCATCAACCTTGAGCTTGCCGACGAGGGCATGGGCACCGAGCGGGCGCAGAATGTGTTGAGAACGGCCCTGCAGGTGCAAGGGCTTTTGTAA
- a CDS encoding Stp1/IreP family PP2C-type Ser/Thr phosphatase: protein MAAERPYKSTPHTRKGATTTFGSRTDIGCLRDHNEDSLVVAPPLFAVADGMGGHAAGEVASEIAVNVLAERAPAHPDPEALGRAVEEANRAIIVAAHEGRGREGMGTTMTAAMLEGERLIIAQVGDSRAYLLHQGKLQQLTRDHSLMADMIEAGQLTPEEARTHPNRSVITRALGSDPHTQPDLYEINVETGDRLLICSDGLSGMVCDNDIESTLARVRDPQRCASQLVNEAIANGGHDNVTVIVADVTGFAEVRRKKMARKTKLSIALVLVLFAAIVGGTAWGTNEYLHNAAYLANDNGKVAIYRGVPGNVFGLGYSELVKTTDVSVSDLQPGFQERLKEGWRVDSVEAAESLVKEYQEDIDAKSKPTGDDAADAGAPATDAAGSTGGTHDADPPEPANSQGGAA, encoded by the coding sequence ATGGCCGCCGAGCGCCCGTACAAGTCCACGCCACACACGCGCAAGGGCGCCACCACCACGTTCGGGAGCCGCACGGACATCGGCTGCCTGCGCGACCACAACGAGGACAGCCTCGTGGTGGCACCCCCCCTGTTCGCCGTCGCCGACGGCATGGGCGGGCACGCAGCCGGCGAGGTGGCTTCGGAAATCGCCGTGAACGTGCTGGCCGAGCGCGCGCCCGCGCATCCCGACCCCGAGGCGCTGGGACGCGCCGTGGAGGAGGCGAACCGCGCCATCATCGTCGCTGCCCACGAGGGGCGGGGCCGCGAGGGCATGGGCACCACCATGACCGCTGCCATGCTGGAGGGCGAACGGCTCATCATCGCCCAGGTGGGCGACTCGCGTGCCTACCTGCTGCACCAGGGCAAGCTCCAACAGCTCACGCGCGACCACAGCCTGATGGCCGACATGATAGAGGCGGGGCAGCTCACGCCCGAGGAGGCGCGCACGCACCCGAACCGCTCCGTCATCACGCGGGCGCTGGGGAGCGACCCGCATACGCAGCCCGATCTGTACGAGATCAACGTGGAGACGGGCGACCGCCTGCTCATCTGCTCCGACGGCCTGTCGGGCATGGTGTGCGACAACGACATAGAATCGACGCTCGCCCGTGTGCGCGACCCACAGCGCTGCGCATCGCAGCTGGTGAACGAGGCTATCGCCAACGGCGGCCACGACAACGTCACCGTCATCGTGGCGGACGTCACCGGCTTCGCCGAGGTGCGCCGCAAGAAGATGGCGCGCAAGACGAAGCTCTCCATCGCGCTCGTGCTCGTGCTGTTCGCCGCCATCGTGGGCGGCACGGCCTGGGGCACGAACGAGTACCTGCACAACGCCGCCTACCTCGCAAACGACAATGGCAAGGTGGCCATCTACCGCGGCGTGCCGGGCAACGTGTTCGGCCTCGGCTACTCCGAGCTGGTGAAGACCACCGACGTGTCAGTGAGCGATCTGCAGCCCGGGTTCCAGGAACGGCTGAAGGAAGGCTGGCGCGTCGACAGCGTGGAGGCCGCCGAGTCGCTGGTCAAGGAGTACCAAGAGGACATCGACGCCAAGAGCAAGCCAACCGGGGACGATGCGGCGGATGCCGGCGCTCCCGCAACCGACGCAGCCGGCAGCACCGGCGGCACGCACGACGCGGACCCGCCGGAGCCTGCCAACTCGCAAGGCGGTGCCGCATGA